One part of the Xiphophorus maculatus strain JP 163 A chromosome 1, X_maculatus-5.0-male, whole genome shotgun sequence genome encodes these proteins:
- the LOC102218445 gene encoding immunoglobulin-like and fibronectin type III domain-containing protein 1, producing the protein MWTRGKNSGQLATRSSCFSLVHQYILRFNEVSGNKSAAIRRRSKTPGVMITQYAAILSEGKSTPDFQCKPMPVAVKEGHLAIFKTVVTGDPKPDVSWRRAKGNLADKEKFQRKYDESTGEHILEIHEVSAEDADTYKCYAVNECGKAVCTTTLSIIDGSTIPEDFRKLLKKSKSQTAGGDNDEAFWDAMMNADKRDYESICSEYGRADLNMILKKLEEKRKQKGKNKQKDIIISCDNDAKKQDTQSLGKKNYIRNEATVQHDMGIYIGDVEGANCHYRHLTLVNAEKDLLLTEFKISSVDFVIKIQEIKAEENDDALFECVLTHPLPKITWMRKGILLEDGEKYNITVSDNKLIHRLLIKDCTKLDKGIYSAVAGTISCSAWLVVDDQRNPTGDAKKTIRKTAKAAGVQADLEKMAKEQQIKIQGEMEKILKAVKEKYSEAEKLKGEILTGGGDCGGSDKTSKTQRKNTKDGTVTTFEDSGGIIEEGDLKKKKQTKGQVGCNIMSDSIEGGAFEDSQDPGHGSNVSNIRQDQEAEHDVTEFIDQWDDVVQQLNQFRGNKNCNKSARNKQKTNNADWKEQASDSNGQVSDDELNTEETKDSAEQGKCQQSLKQSKKSKHAANGKCVFPGEHGECDETENVNHSANHTRRKRQGLLVTDSIIDPGVQFIWGLSDVDAIIHESAELMCKLSRENCEGVWFRDGKQIYPDDNVSITMDGPIHKLVIMKCSEDNSGKYRFEADGRKTEAMMSIRDPPRFDPEDLSAFTRPLTVKVGHNAIYKLQFIGHKPIKVQWYKDGDELKDDNSTIIERSASHTRLLLSRCQRRDTGEIKIKIKNDHGFTEAVSQLIVLDKPSPPLRPAEVTESSALCIEFKWRPPKDDGGTPVTNYILERQQVGRNTWKKMGEIPGVPIYRDTDVDRGRKYCYRIWAVTSEGMSEVMETDEMQAGKFAFPGPPAPPKVVSAFNDCINISWSSPSSTGGSRLLGYILEKRKQGSNLWTCVNAPDEIIKEKNYAVRDVVEGMEYEFRVCAINLSGAGEFSNASEFVFARDPKKPPGKVTGLKVTETSYTNMVVTWTKPEDKPGIQDEAKGYFVEIRRADCTEWCRCISSPIIMTSFNVKGLKSMDMYWVRVIAINDGGEGTPEELPNYILAMPLPVRPRFTNNKMRSFMVVRAGNSVRITVNFEASPWPEITWLKDNVPVMKRVTISNSDGSSQLLIPTSERLDSGIYSVFMKNIVGQETFSTEVRVTDDPKPPGPVELEESVPGTVTVIWQPSPDEKRDDRLHYTVSKLESTKHTWTTVADRLFNNRFTVCNIMQGREYHFRVYAKNDMGISAPSESPTWGMEKKKEKMVIAEPTKKDCDLRCAPTFIVSLKPQTPTVGYECYMSCAVKGDPAARITWYRNHVSINTDTNYYISNTCGVCSLLILRVGPKDVGEYKVVAENSLGRAECSTVLSVRE; encoded by the exons ATGTGGACaagaggcaaaaactcgggccaGTTAGCAACCAGATCATCAT GTTTCTCCCTGGTTCATCAGTACATTCTACGTTTTAATGAGGTGTCTGGCAACAAGTCAG CTGCAATCCGGAGGAGATCTAAAACCCCTGGAGTGATGATCACACAGTATGCAGCAATTTTATCGGAGGGTAAAAGTACTCCAGACTTCCAGTGCAAGCCCATGCCAGTTGCAGTCAAGGAAG GACATTTAGCCATTTTCAAGACGGTGGTGACAGGGGACCCAAAACCAGATGTTTCATGGAGAAGAGCGAAAGGTAATCTGGCAGACAAGGAAAAATTCCAAAGGAAATATGATGAATCAACAGGGGAACACATATTAGAG ATTCATGAAGTGTCTGCAGAGGACGCTGATACGTACAAATGCTACGCTGTGAATGAATGTGGCAAAGCTGTCTGCACCACAACATTAAGCATAATTGATG GTTCAACAATTCCTGAAGATTTCAGAAAGCTGTTAAAGAAAAG CAAATCACAGACAGCAGGTGGAGATAATGATGAAGCTTTCTGGGATGCGATGATGAATGCTGACAAAAGAGACTACGAGAGCATCTGTTCTGAGTATGGCAGAGCAGACTTGAACATGATTCTCAAGAAActtgaagagaaaagaaaacagaaaggaaaaaacaaacagaag GATATTATAATTTCCTGTGACAATGATGCTAAAAAACAGGACACTCAGAGTCTTGGGAAGAAAAACTACATCAGAAACGAAGCCACTGTGCAACATGACATGGGGATTTATATTGGGGATGTTGAAGGAGCTAACTGCCACTACAGGCATCTAACTCTAGTTAATGCTGAAAAAGACCTGCTGCTCACAGAGTTCAAAA TTTCCAGTGTGGATTTTGTGATCAAAATTCAAGAGattaaagctgaagaaaatgatGATGCTCTCTTTGAGTGTGTGCTAACACACCCTCTACCTAAGATTACATGGATGAGAAAAGGTATCCTCCTGGAAGATGGGGAGAAGTACAACATAACTGTGTCTGACAACAAACTCATCCACCGGCTGCTCATCAAGGACTGCACGAAACTGGACAAAGGAATTTATTCTGCTGTAGCAGGGACTATTTCCTGCAGTGCCTGGCTGGTGGTAGATG ATCAGCGCAACCCGACAGGTGATGCTAAGAAAACTATCCGCAAAACTGCAAAGGCCGCAGGGGTTCAGGCTGACCTggaaaaaatggcaaaagagcagcaaataaaaatccaagGAGAAATGGAGAAGATTTTAAAAGCTGTCAAAGAAAAATACtcagaagcagaaaaactgaaaggagAAATACTAACTGGTGGAGGCGACTGCGGTGGAAGTGATAAGACAAGTAAAACgcagaggaaaaacacaaaagatggCACTGTGACAACATTTGAGGATTCTGGGGGTATAATAGAAGAAGGTGacctaaagaagaaaaaacaaaccaaaggtCAAGTTGGTTGTAACATAATGTCAG ATTCTATTGAAGGAGGGGCCTTTGAGGACAGTCAGGATCCTGGACATGGGAGTAATGTTTCAAACATACGGCAAGATCAAGAAGCAGAGCATGATGTAACCG AGTTCATAGATCAGTGGGACGATGTtgtccaacagctgaatcagtTCAGAGGAAATAAGAATTGCAATAAGTCagcaagaaacaaacagaaaacaaataatgcaGACTGGAAAGAACAGGCATCAG ATTCAAATGGACAAGTAAGCGATGATGAACTAAACACTGAGGAGACTAAGGACTCTGCTGAACAAGGAAAGTGCCAACAAAGtttaaagcaaagcaaaaagtcTAAACACGCAGCCAATG gaAAGTGTGTGTTTCCTGGAGAGCACGGTGAGTGTGACGAGACTGAAAATGTGAACCACTCTGCCAACCATACAAGGCGTAAAAGACAAGGCCTTCTGGTTACAGATTCAATTATTG ATCCAGGCGTTCAGTTTATCTGGGGTTTGTCTGATGTCGATGCAATCATCCATGAGAGTGCTGAGTTAATGTGTAAGCTCAGCAGGGAAAACTGTGAGGGAGTCTGGTTCAGAGATGGAAAACAG ATTTACCCAGATGATAATGTCTCCATCACTATGGATGGACCCATCCATAAATTAGTGATAATGAAATGCAGCGAGGACAACTCTGGAAAGTACCGCTTTGAAGCAGATGGTCGTAAGACAGAGGCAATGATGAGCATCCGAG ATCCTCCAAGGTTTGACCCAGAAGACCTCAGTGCTTTCACCAGGCCTTTGACAGTTAAAGTGGGACACAACGCCATCTATAAACTCCAGTTCATTGGCCACAAACCTATAAAAGTTCAGTGGTACAAAGATGGTGATGAGCTGAAAGATGACAACAGTACAATAATAGAAAGATCTGCAAGTCACACCCGCTTACTCCTGAGCAGATGCCAGAGAAGAGACACTGGAGAGATcaagataaagataaaaaatgatcATGGCTTCACTGAGGCAGTGTCACAGCTTATTGTGCTTG acaAGCCATCTCCCCCCCTGAGACCTGCAGAGGTTACTGAGAGTTCAGCCTTATGCATTGAATTCAAGTGGCGTCCCCCAAAGGATGATGGTGGCACACCAGTGACTAACTACATATTGGAGCGTCAGCAAGTGGGACGAAACACCTGGAAGAAAATGGGTGAAATACCAGGTGTGCCCATCTACCGGGACACAGATGTGGACCGTGGGAGAAAGTACTGTTACCGCATCTGGGCAGTAACTTCAGAGGGAATGAGCGAAGTGATGGAGACGGATGAAATGCAAGCAGGAAAATTTG CTTTCCCAGGCCCTCCAGCACCTCCTAAGGTAGTCAGTGCATTCAATGACTGCATCAACATTTCATGGTCTTCCCCATCTAGCACTGGAGGGTCACGTCTCCTGGGATATATTTTAGAGAAGCGCAAGCAGGGAAGTAATCTTTGGACTTGTGTTAATGCACcagatgaaataataaaag AGAAAAACTATGCCGTGAGGGATGTTGTGGAAGGTATGGAATACGAGTTCAGAGTTTGTGCCATAAACCTCTCAGGAGCTGGTGAATTTAGCAACGCATCAGAGTTTGTTTTCGCAAGGGATCCTAAAA AGCCTCCGGGTAAAGTAACAGGCCTGAAGGTGACAGAAACATCGTACACCAACATGGTTGTGACTTGGACAAAACCTGAAGACAAACCAGGCATACAGGACGAAGCTAAAGGATATTTTGTGGAGATCCGCCGGGCGGATTGCACAGAGTGGTGCCGCTGTATCAGCAGCCCCATTATCATGACTTCCTTTAATGTGAAAGGCCTTAAGTCTATGGATATGTATTGGGTGAGAGTCATTGCTATAAATGATGGGGGAGAAGGCACACCTGAGGAGCTGCCAAACTACATCCTTGCAATGCCTTTGCCTG TGAGACCAAGGTTCACAAACAACAAGATGAGGAGTTTCATGGTTGTGAGGGCAGGGAACTCTGTCAGGATAACTGTTAACTTTGAG gCTTCCCCATGGCCAGAAATTACATGGTTAAAAGACAACGTGCCAGTGATGAAGCGTGTTACAATCAGTAACTCTGACGGCTCATCTCAGCTGCTGATTCCCACCTCTGAGCGCTTAGATTCAGGCATCTACTCTGTCTTCATGAAAAACATTGTTGGACAGGAAACTTTCAGTACGGAGGTTAGGGTAACAG ACGATCCAAAGCCTCCTGGACCAGTGGAACTGGAAGAAAGTGTTCCTGGGACTGTGACTGTGATCTGGCAACCTTCTCCTGATGAGAAGCGTGATGATCGTCTCCACTATACAGTGTCTAAACTGGAATCCACCAAGCACACATGGACCACAGTGGCTGATAGGCTCTTCAATAACAGGTTCACAGTTTGCAACATTATGCAAGGGAGGGAGTACCATTTCCGAGTGTACGCCAAAAATGACATGGGTATATCAGCACCCTCAGAATCCCCAACCTGGGGGatggaaaagaagaaag AAAAAATGGTGATAGCCGAACCAACCAAAAAGGACTGTGATCTGCGATGTGCTCCAACTTTCATTGTATCTTTGAAGCCTCAAACTCCAACAGTAGGCTATGAGTGTTATATGAGCTGTGCAGTGAAAGGAGACCCTGCAGCTCGAATCACGTGGTATCGAAATCATGTCAGCATAAACACAGATACCAACTACTACATCTCCAACACATGTGGTGTCTGCTCCTTGCTGATACTTCGTGTAGGTCCCAAAGACGTAGGAGAGTATAAAGTCGTTGCAGAAAACAGCTTAGGACGAGCTGAATGCTCCACAGTTCTCAGTGTCAGAG AGTGA
- the LOC111608115 gene encoding cilia- and flagella-associated protein 251-like, whose amino-acid sequence MTAKHRKGKSNHKQEDNFFKSELLETEVRPGGNNHTPLLVLVSVVVIGWVAGAWFFFQQHLTLTDLTDNVMGIQVKIAKLQSSHEELRLSNTKQHVSENVNTRLASLEESYALIQKQVDMALATAEQLKTSDLPAQVLSLHTEMKTRLAEVQQATVSLEQLSQLQSMLTGKSVEFEDIRMQMEGLAVLSSDLSHKVEDLSLNFAEADSKMEERIAQITTMTANLDGQTSEVLKLKNQLDTYQAQLVETANLRAFLEIKESQLSLKASEEEQVVDQIQPPAEYLERKEADDAEKKAVAEDGQVTDDEEELAAADDEKDEEVAEAAVEEMAAAETEEEEDMAAEENQVAEANEEQVDNAGTSEEEKEPAELDEKQIEEETEPDEEEKDAAEHDEEEEEAAEHDEEEEQAAEHNEEEAHAAEHDGEEEQAAEHEEEEQAAELDEEEEEAAEGDEEEEEAGGHDEEEEKAAGHGEEEEEAAEPEDQEEATKIEERLEDVVKSEEQVEEAAEPETEDQAPTEEEEAPTTEETEEVPAAPGEVDTEKTPEDALPAAEDGQELSSKKESGESLQQEEHAAADEQYSSPVEQKDREMEETATEEEGNDTEREDLIAGSESKTDYEEKVQEESTALEEKREAETEDKNGKIKEKTEEHQELPAEEEPQEAEEDELLEELAFPENK is encoded by the exons ATGACAGCCAAGCACCGAAAAGGGAAAAGCAACCACAAACAAGAGGacaacttttttaaaagtgagCTCTTGGAAACAGAAGTTCGTCCTGGTGGGAACAACCACACTCCTCTGCTGGTTTTAGTTTCGGTCGTTGTGATCGGCTGGGTCGCCGGTGCatggttttttttccagcagcaccTAACTTTAACTGACCTAACAGACAACGTCATGGGCATTCAGGTGAAAATAGCCAAACTTCAGTCTTCTCACGAGGAGCTGAGGCTGTCAAATACAAAG CAACATGTTTCAGAGAACGTGAACACACGACTGGCTTCGTTGGAGGAGTCTTATGCACTGATTCAGAAACAGGTGGACATGGCCTTGGCTACGGCTGAGCAGCTGAAGACGTCCGACCTCCCTGCTCAGGTGCTGTCTTTGCACACTGAGATGAAAACCCGTCTGGCAGAAGTGCAGCAAGCCACCGTGTCTCTGGAGCAACTGAGCCAGTTGCAGAGCATGCTGACGGGGAAGAGTGTGGAGTTTGAGGACATCAGGATGCAGATGGAGGGTTTGGCTGTTCTGAGCAGTGATCTGTCCCACAAGGTTGAGGACTTGTCTTTGAACTTTGCTGAAGCTGATTCAAAGATGGAAGAAAGGATTGCCCAGATTACCACAATGACTGCTAACTTGGATGGACAGACCAGTGAGgtgttgaaactgaaaaatcaaCTGGACACTTACCAGGCACAGCTGGTGGAAACGGCTAATCTCAG AGCGTTCCTTGAAATTAAAGAGTCCCAGCTGTCCCTGAAGGCCAGTGAAGAGGAGCAG gTGGTAGACCAAATACAGCCTCCTGCTGAGTATCTTGAAAGGAAAGAGGCAGATGACGCTGAGAAAAAAGCAGTGGCCGAGGATGGACAGgtgactgatgatgaagaagaattGGCTGCAGCTGATGATGAAAAAGACGAAGAGGTGGCTGAAGCTGCTGTGGAGGAAATGGCAGCTGCAGAAACTGAGGAGGAAGAAGACATGGCAGCTGAAGAGAACCAGGTAGCTGAAGCAAATGAGGAACAAGTAGACAATGCTGGCAcaagtgaagaagaaaaagagccTGCAGAACTTGATGAGAAGCAAATAGAGGAGGAAACAGAACCTGATGAGGAAGAAAAGGATGCTGCAGAAcatgatgaggaagaggaggaggctgcAGAACatgatgaggaagaagagcaggCTGCAGAACATAATGAGGAAGAAGCGCATGCTGCAGAACATGATGGGGAAGAAGAGCAGGCTGCAGAAcatgaggaagaagagcaggCTGCAGAACTtgatgaggaagaagaggaggctGCAGAAGGtgatgaggaagaagaggaggcaGGAGGACATgatgaggaagaagagaaagctgcaggacatggtgaggaagaagaggaagctgCCGAACCTGAGGATCAAGAGGAGGCTACCAAAATTGAGGAGCGATTGGAGGATGTTGTCAAATCTGAGGAGCAAGTAGAAGAGGCTGCTGAACCTGAAACTGAAGACCAGGCACCtactgaggaagaggaagctcCCACAACTGAGGAAACAGAAGAGGTACCTGCAGCACCTGGAGAAGTAGACACAGAAAAAACTCCAGAAGATGCACTTCCAGCAGCTGAAGATGGACAGGAATTGTCTTCAAAGAAAGAGTCAGGAGAGTCTTTGCAACAGGAAGAGcatgcagcagcagatgaaCAATATTCATCTCCTGTGGagcagaaagacagagagatggAAGAAACCGCTACTGAAGAGGAGGGAAATGACACGGAGCGCGAAGACTTGATTGCTGGGTCAGAAAGCAAGACAGATTATGAAGAAAAAGTTCAGGAGGAATCGACAGCCCTAGAGGAGAAACGAGAGGCAGAGACAGAggataaaaatggcaaaataaaagaGAAGACTGAAGAACACCAAGAACTACCAGCTGAAGAGGAGCCACAGGAGGCAGAAGAAGACGAGTTATTGGAAGAATTAGCTTttccagaaaataaatga